The Scleropages formosus chromosome 21, fSclFor1.1, whole genome shotgun sequence DNA segment CCTTGTCATCCGTAGGACAATTCTCTCGCAGCCACTGGTTCAGGATTTCATCTTTGAAGGCACCTGTATTTCCCACTGTGCTTTGCTGGATATTGGCAATGGTGGTGGCATCCTTCACTATCTCAATCATCCCTGGAgcagaacaaataaacacaacacTTAGCGCGTTTGTAGATATCACGTGCAGCTGCTATTaactcatttgttcatttttaacaacagcttgtccacggcagggtcacagtggtccagaccctatcccagaaacacagggcatggggcacCAGTCAGTCAATTAACTCACagattatgggcaatttagaatcaggaattcatctgaaacatatgtctttggtgaggggcgcggtgatgcagtgggttggaccgagtcctgctctctggtgggtctggggttcaagtcctgcttggggtgccttgtgacggactggagtcccgtcctgggtgtgtcccctccccctccggccttacgccctgtgttgccaggttaggctcctgctccccgcaaccccgtatgggacaagcagtttcagatggtgtgtgtgtgtgtgtgtgtgtgtgtgtgtgtctctttggactgtgggaggaaactggagcacccagaggaaatgcacatcagaacatgtaaactctgcaCGGACAGATAAATCCACATTTtaacacagcccaggagctgtgaggcaccagtggtaCCTGCTGCACCCACATGCCACCCCAGCCTCTTTAGTGTCCCAATTAAATCAGCAGTGGTTTTTTTCAATAATGTGcagaggacaaaaaaatggAATCTCACACAGAGCAAAGCTCATCTTTTTGACTGAAACCGAGAACAAACTGTACAGGAACTTACCTATTTTATTTCCAGTAGAAATACAGCCATAGGGTAATAAGGACAAGTCCAAAGACTCTGCTTCCCATATAGATTCCATGATCAGCAGGATCTACAGACacatcaaaacacatttcagtttgaCTACAGTTTGAAATGTTATAGGTGGTGTAAAAAAGCACAGGAAACTGATTGTGATCTTTCTTCTGCAGTAGAAGCTCGAGTGCCACCTGACAGAACgcccactttttttcttttatttgaaaGTCAGAGCTCtgtttctgcacttttttagGGCACCAGGCACACCTGCAGGATCAGCATGTCCTGGCGCAGGTCATCGCCGTCCTTGAAGATAATGCCAATGGTGTCGCTGGACAGGGTGGTGGGGTCGGCCCGCCGGAACTGCAGCCACAGTGGCTTCTTCTTGGAGGCCATCACTTTGCACTGCTCGATCTGCACGGACAAGTGGGGTTGGCGAAAACAGAAACCGTGTGGTATGAAGAACAGGTGAAGTAGGGgtgggagagaaggagaaaaaaatgtacgaTAAGAGGCGATGATGAGGAAGTACTGGAGGAGGAAAAACGACAGCGACAAGAACCTGACAGAGAAGAGCTTAGAGGGGGACCCCACTTACCACCAGGGCACCAGCCCGCAGCCCTGGGTCATAGGGCACCTTGAAGCTCTCCGGCAGCCCGGACGTCTGCAAGTTCTCCAGCTTCTGTCTCAGCTGGAACACAACTGCCATTTCCAGGAACAGTTTGATCGATGATGTTAGAAACAATGTAATTGAACAAGATCTGTATGTAAGTAGAGAACTAGAACCTGTCAGAATTTCAGAGTACTGAGAATGAGATGACAAAGGGGGTGATATTTAAGTGTCATTAAAGTGTCTGTAAAGATGCCTCTTGCCTACAGAACTATATCCAGGCACTAATAGAAGTCCTGTTCAATCAACTGACTCAAATAACctctgaggtttgtacactggaGTAAAGTAGTACTATTGCCATGGGCAAATAGTCCATATACTCTGGTCTAAGGCCTAGGGTAGGGGCAGCAATGAAGAAGTAAGCACGAATGCCTCCGTTTCCAGGAACCCACCTTGCACGGAGACGTCGTACTTCTCGACAGACATGGCCTTGATCTCGCGCGTGACCTTCTGCAGGGCCTCGGTTATCTCCACCTGCTTCCTGAAGTCCTGCAGCATGGCGTCCCCGCAGCCGCGCAGGTAGGCCTCCAGGATGACGGCATAGCGCTGCTGGTAGTGCATGGACTGGGCAATCTCACTCCGCAGGAACCAGAACAGGAAGTGGCCGATCCTCTTGCTCTGTGTGCGTAGGCCACGTCGTTACAGATGCTTACCAGCTACTGCTTTGTTCATATAATAACAGTCTTATAGTTTTGGTTCTACTATAGcaagtgttggggggggggcgtggtgggttagaccgggtcctgctctttggtgggttaggggttcgagtcccacgtcgggtgccttgcgacagactggcgtcccgtcctgggtgtgtcccctccccctccagccttgcaccctgcgttgccgaattaggctccggctccccatatgggacaagtggtttcagatgatgtgtatatAGCAAGTTTTTTGACTGTTCATGTTGTTCCTTACCAGCTGAGCATGAAAATGTAACCCATGTTTAAAACCATCCTTTACTCACTCTCAGAGCTCGCTTCAGTAAGAACTGGGCCAAGGCGCTGTCGTGGTACGGCTCAAATTTCACCGCCTATGCGCAAGAGATGGACGCACAAAACAGAGCAGCTTAAAACAGCCTGTTCTTATCACAGTGGGTGTGTCCTAAATGGGATTCTGTGCTGACAGATACTATTCACTCACAGCAGGACAAACAAGCTTTAAAAGATGTCTATAGGACAGGTAAGATGTTAATATAAACAAACGATTAATGGGGAATAGAAACAGCACAGACTGTAATGGTGTGACTTCTCCCTTAACAAAGTTTCACAGACAGTATTTTCTCCCCCAACACCAGAATGCCCTGAAAGGTGAAATGCGATGACTGCTGATTTGAATATTTCCAAAGGGCTCATTGTCTGCAGCACACGCAGATTATTTGATTCACAAATAACGTCGCAGTAGAATGCCCTCAGGAGCCATGTCTACAAAAACACGTCTCTCGACAGTCCGCGTATAAATGAAGTAGGTCAGCTGTGAAATAACAGTCTTCTAGTGCGCCAGTGCCACACACCATCACACTCCGCTTCTATGTCAGCGTGGTATTCTCAACGCACAGGTGGGTGTCTAACCTGCAGACGGACGCTGTGTGAGACTCTCTCACCTGCACAAGCTGCAGCAGGTACCGCAGGACGTCGTCATCGCACAGCTTCTCCAGCTTCCTGACAGCCAGGGAGCGCACCATGGCATCGGAGAAATGGCAGTCAAGCAACTGCATGGCGAGACCCACATCCAGTGGACTTTGGTTCCAGGAGGAGCTTCTGGCCAGCAGCTGGTGTGTGATCAATACAGCCTCCTGGCTGCCCCACTTCACTGAGCTGAGGAACTTTGGGTACGCCCTGGGAATCCTCAGGCACTCCTGTCTGAAGTGCCAAAGAAGCTCCTTGTCCTCAGGGCTGAGTGGGTACAGCGGGTCAGTTGCTACTATCTGCTCCAGCTGTTTCCGCAGGTGACTGGGCATCTCCCTGTGGCCCCTTTCATCATCCTCCCCCTCCGAAGACTCCGATGGCTCCGTGCTCATGGGCAACGCAACGGGGTAGCCGTATTTGTCCAGCATGATAGCGATGGCCATGGAGTTACCTTTGTCTGGGTTGGTGGCCGACGTTAGCTTGTCGGCATTAATGCTGCCGAGATCCTCAGTCTTCTCCGGCATCTTCCACATATGGAGGACATACTCGCCTTGCCGTAGGAGTGAGCGGTGGTCCACCAGCAAGAGGTTGACGTAGTAGAGTAGGCGACTTTTGCTCTTGCTCTCGTGACTGGCGCTGTCTGGGTATGCAGTCTTAGAGGGCTGGGTCTGAGTTTGGGCTTTTCCGCAGGACACCTGCAGACTGAGCCGTGCTCCCTTGGGCAGATCTTTGATCTTAATGTTGAACTCCAGCCAGGTGTTCCAGAGAACTTCCTCGGTGAAGGGTTTAGGACATGTCTTTTCCTGGGCCAGCAGTTGCTGCCCATGGAAGATGCTTGCCTCCACAAAGACAATGAGCTCAGAATTGCGTGGGAGGGTGGGAATGTCGATGCCCAAGATCTTGACACGAAACTTTCGGTTGCAGTCCCAGAGGGAAATTGTGAAGACTTTCTCATGGTCCTTCTCGTCGATGGTAAGCTGTTCATGGGTGGCAGCCAAGCCAGTACAGATATCTACTTGAGACCAGTCCTCCTTGTGCACCACATCCTGCTCTGGGTCAGGTGCTGTTT contains these protein-coding regions:
- the pik3cg gene encoding phosphatidylinositol 4,5-bisphosphate 3-kinase catalytic subunit gamma isoform, with product MEQEVCNDDQPVVFREENKRRRRKMKAFTSSVFKMTDLITVEFVLPTSPKTGKGFDSLQLDVAGNCTVEQVKAQVWVKAIATNLCPEFYQKYSPDHCILLYQKKGNWYEIYDKHQVFQTLDCICYWKTLKKEVGKIHLTIRPQLSEESIQYQKYLNYLIGYDVTDVSNVHDDELEFTRRKLLTPRKNELLTRDPKIYSMDPWITTKPLPEYLLSKISKNHILLVIHRNTSSHTVKVSIDDTPNQVLQSFFTKIAKKRALLGIPEEVSESDFVLRVCGREEYIYGNYAIKDFHWIRQCLKNGDEIHLVLETAPDPEQDVVHKEDWSQVDICTGLAATHEQLTIDEKDHEKVFTISLWDCNRKFRVKILGIDIPTLPRNSELIVFVEASIFHGQQLLAQEKTCPKPFTEEVLWNTWLEFNIKIKDLPKGARLSLQVSCGKAQTQTQPSKTAYPDSASHESKSKSRLLYYVNLLLVDHRSLLRQGEYVLHMWKMPEKTEDLGSINADKLTSATNPDKGNSMAIAIMLDKYGYPVALPMSTEPSESSEGEDDERGHREMPSHLRKQLEQIVATDPLYPLSPEDKELLWHFRQECLRIPRAYPKFLSSVKWGSQEAVLITHQLLARSSSWNQSPLDVGLAMQLLDCHFSDAMVRSLAVRKLEKLCDDDVLRYLLQLVQAVKFEPYHDSALAQFLLKRALRSKRIGHFLFWFLRSEIAQSMHYQQRYAVILEAYLRGCGDAMLQDFRKQVEITEALQKVTREIKAMSVEKYDVSVQVVFQLRQKLENLQTSGLPESFKVPYDPGLRAGALVIEQCKVMASKKKPLWLQFRRADPTTLSSDTIGIIFKDGDDLRQDMLILQILLIMESIWEAESLDLSLLPYGCISTGNKIGMIEIVKDATTIANIQQSTVGNTGAFKDEILNQWLRENCPTDDKFEQAVERFVYSCAGYCVATFVLGIGDRHNDNIMITESGSLFHIDFGHILGNYKSFLGISKERVPFVLTPDFLYVMGTTGKKSSPHFQKFQDVCVKAYLALRHHTNMLIILFSMMLMTGMPQLTSKEDIEYIRDALTVGRSEEEAQRHFLDQIEICRDKGWTVQFNWFLHLVLGIKQGGEKRSA